The DNA segment TTGATATCCGATTACTCCACACCGATGAGCGACAGCAAGTAGCGAACTTTTTTGCTCGGCACTACGGCAAAAGTCTGACTGATACGCCGAAAGAGTTGCAAAACATCGACACGTATGTCAAAATACTTCTATTACGGGCCGACGCGCGTTATGCTGAGTGGGATACCAATGACCGCTACTTTGAAACAGCACGCTTGATCCGCCAAATTGAACAAGAACACAAGAAACAAACCCATGAACAACTCACCGCACAGCTTCGTAGTGCCGAAGATACTGGCGATGAGGTAATGGCAAACAAGTTGCGAGTAGCACTCAATGACTTGATAAAGGAGATAGCGCGTGGCAAACGATGATGACCAAGTAATAGACCAGCCCGAGGAAGAGCTAGTACAGCCGGATTTCGAAGAACCGGCTCTTGATGAACTACTCGATGAAGAAGAGGACACACCCGAGGACGTCCTAAATTCCGGTCAGTATTTTGACGATATATCTGACGACTCAGTACGACTCCACCTACGTGAAATTGGAAAAATTCCGCTCCTCAATGCCCAAGAAGAGCTGGAACTTGCGCAGCGTGTTGTCGCAGGTGACAAGAAGGCAAAAGATAAGATGGCTGAGGCAAATATGCGTCTCGTTGTCTCTATTGCGAAGCGCTATAGTGGGCGAGGTCTTGATTTCCTCGACCTTATCCAAGAAGGCCATACCGGGTTACTGCGCGCTGTTGAAAAATTTGATCCTGATAAGGGTTTTAAGTTTAGTACCTACGCGACGTGGTGGATCCGGCAAGCGATTACTCGTGCTATTGCTGATCAGGCGCGGACGATTCGTATCCCTGTGCACATGGTAGAGACAATCAACAAGCTCCTCCGTACGCAGCGGCGGATGACTCAGGAATTAAACCGTGAGCCAACCATTGACGAGCTTGCCAAAGAGCTTGAGATGGAGCCAGAAAAAGTTGAGTATGTCATCAAAATCAAACAAGACATCTCGAGCCTTGATGCCGGTGTTGGCCGCGATGGTGAAGACGAAGATTCGGTGCTTGGTGATTTCATTGAGGACGAAGACAGTACGACTCCCGAAGAATCAGCCTCGAACCAATTACTTAAAGAGCAGGTTCAAGGTGTTCTCTCGACACTTAGTGAACGTGAACAAAAGATTATCAAGATGCGATTTGGCCTCGAGAATGGCAAAAGTCATACACTTGAGGAAGTAGGCCAGGAGTTCGCCGTCACGCGCGAGCGAATCCGACAAATTGAAGCGAAGGCCCTAGCGAAACTCCGTAAGCACAAGGATGCAAAGAAGCTCTACGAGTATCTCCAGTAGAGGCTGTTAGAACTCGACCGCCTGCATGATAGCATCGAGTTCGTCGTGTAATTTGTCGAGGTCACCGTCGTTGTGAATGAAGTAATCGGCAATGGCGATTGGTCCACCTTTTTCGAGGTTCTCGATTTCGGCCCAATCTCGCTCAGTTGCCTCCTCGCCGGTAAGTGGTCGAATAGGACGTGTCGTTAAGCGGTGGTGTCGAGTATGTTTTGGGGCAACAATAGCCACCACAACAAGTTCACCGGGGAACTCATGCTTCATTGCTTTGTACTCTGTCCAGCTGTAAATGCCATCAGCAACAATGTGATGCTGGCCCGCGTCCATGAGGTCGTGAATTTGCTTAATGATACGCTTTACAACGAAGTCTTTTCCTTCGCGCTCACGAATTCCTTCGCGGAATTGTTTCTCGTTCGCCTCTGTCCATTCGATGCCGGCGTCTTTCATGGCTCCAAGCACCACGCCACCAAAATAGACCTTCGGGTAGCCTTTTTCGCAGACATATTCGACTGCTTCTGATTTGCCGCTGCCAGTAAGGCCGACAAACGCCAGTATCTTTCCTTGTTCTCGTTCACTCATATCACTAGTGTAGCGTATAATGAGTCTATGACGAAGCGGCTGGTGATTATCGATGGCAAGAGTGTGTTTTATCGTGGCTACTATGCGATGCCAAACCTCTCGACTGCCGACGGCACGCCGACGGGTGGTGTGTATGGTTTTGCGGCGCTGGCGCTCGAGCTATTTAAGAAGCTCAAACCCGACTATGTATGCGTCGCTTGGGATAAGCCTAAGACCAATATCCGCAAACGGCTTGAGATTTACCCTGAGTACAAGGCGGGGCGCAAGCCAGCACCGGCGGATTTTTATGCGCAGATTCCGATCTTGCATGAGCTATTGCAAGCCTTTGGTTGGCCGCTGTATGAGCTCGACGACTATGAAGCAGACGATATCATGGCGACGCTGGCAAAAAAAGCCAGCGACAAAGGCATAGAGACCTGTCTCATCACCAGTGATCTGGATGCCCTGCAGGCAATCAATCCGCTGGTTCATGTCTATGCGCTCAAAAAAGGTCTGACCAATATTGATCTCTTCAAGCCCGAAAGTTTCACCGAGAAATATGGCATCCGTGTCGATCAGTTCCTCGACCTCAAGGCGCTCAAGGGCGATAGCAGTGATAATATTCCTGGCGCGCCCGGCATCGGCGAAAAAACGGCCATCCAACTCCTCCAGCAGTTCGATACAATCGATAATCTCTACGAAAACCTCTGGCAAGTCAAAGATAGTCTGCGGCGCAAGCTCGAAGATGGTCGTGAGCTAGTCGAAATGAGCAAAAAAGTTGCCGAGCTGTGGTTTGATGCGCCTGTCGAGCTTAACCTGGACGATATGAATGCTCATGACCTCGACACCGCGGCATTAAAAGAATTACTCACGCATCTTGAGTTTCGTAGTTTGCTACGCAACCTGCCTGAACACATGCGTGATACACCCGCAGCAAAAGCGGGGATGACCGAGCTAGCACAAGTTGAATCTGCAGAGGAACTTTCCCCAAGCCATGCACGTGCCGTACTGATGATGGCGCGCGAGCTCATTGTATGGCCCGATGGGGATGAAGTGTGGTTGAGCCACGAGCGAGGTAGGGCCGCTCGCTTGCCTCGGCTCGAAGCTGCAGAGATACTCGAGCAGGTGGCGATGGTGGGGCACGATAGCAAGCTATTTCTCAAACAGTTACTGGGCGATGGTGTGACAGTATTGCCGGAGATTCACCACGATACTGCGCAGGGATCGTTCTTGCTCAACCCGCTCCGCAAGAGTCGCGAGCTGGCCGATCTTGTGGGCATGGAAGCAATCGACGACCCAAAGTTGGCTATTAGTGCGATTTGGGCACTCTACGATGAGCAGGGTCAGGCACTTGATGCACTACCCGAATTGGCACATGTGGCGCGGACGATGGATTTTCCGCTGATACCCGTACTTGCACGCATGGAGCACCGAGGGATACGACTTGACACAGCAAAACTCGCTGAAATGAACACAACTCTTACGACTGATATCACGGTAATCGAAGCAAAAATGTATGAGATAGCAGGAGGTGAGTTCAATATCGCTAGTCCAGCGCAACTCGCAGAAGTGCTGTATACAAAATTGGGCCTGTCAACTTTTGGTATAAAGAAAGGCAAGACAGGGTATAGTACGGGTCAGAAAGAACTCGATAAGCTACGAGGCCAACATCCAATCATTGAGTTAATTGAGCAGTTCCGTGAGCTCACTAAGTTGCAAAATACCTACGTGCAGACGTTGCCACAGCAGGTAGATGAATGCGGTCGTATTCATACAACGTTTAATCAAGACGTAGCCGCAACGGGCCGACTGTCGAGCACTGACCCGAATCTGCAAAACATCCCAATCCGCACCGAGCGGGGCCGCCAGATCAGAGACGCATTTGTGCCCGAGAAGGGAAATGTATTTGTGAGCGCCGACTATTCGCAGTTTGAACTACGGCTTGCGGCAGTGTTGTCGGGCGACGAAAAGATGATCAATGATTTCAATGCCGGCACCGACATTCATGCTAAGACGGCGAGCGAAGTATATCATGTCCCACTCGACAACGTTACAAAAGACCAGCGTCGTGCAGCGAAAGTAGTCAACTTTGGCGTGCTCTATGGTATGAGTCAGCACGGTCTGGCTGCGGCTGCGGGTATGACATACGTCGATGCCCAAAAGTTTATCGACGAGTATTTCCGGGTGCGGCCAAACATCCGTAAATACATTGACGACACGATCAAAAAAGCGCACGATGATGGATTTGTGGAGACGCTGTTTGGGCGGCGGCGCTGGACACCTGATGTCAAGTCGAGTAATTTTGTTGTTCGTTCTGCCGCTGAGCGAGCTGCAGCAAATATGCCGATACAGGGTACCGAGGCTGATCTTATGAAGATGGCAATGCTTGAGGTTGACAAAAGGCTTCAGGGTCAAGGCGAGCAACTCTTGCAGATTCACGACAGTATCCTCATAGAGTGTCCCAAAGAAAACGCCGAACGAATCTCAGAAATGCTCGTCGAGACCATGGAACATATCTATCCCAAACTCGGCGTGCGGCTGCAAGTCGACGTACATACTGGTAATAATTGGGGAGAGGTGTAGATGAGAGACCGTGAACCAATCGAAAAAATTAGTGTTCCAAGACTAGATCTCATTGATCCCGTCGAGCATGCCGGATTTCTCAACTCTAGATCAGCAGAAGTGGCTGAGGAGGAAGTTAGTTCAAAGGAAATCCAATGGATTATCGACGAAATGCTTCGGATGGCCGCAGGAAAGGGAAAAGACGGCGAAGATACGCGCCAAATGGTGGGACTTGCTGCACCACAAGTGGGTCAGAGTAAACGAATTATCACTATCGACGTAACTGCGACAGGAGCGAACCAAGAGCAACATCTTTTGCCCATTATTAATCCCCGTATATCTATGCATGGTGAAAAGCAGGTTGATGGTCGTGAAGGCTGTTGGTCATGCGCAAATTATTGTGCAAATGTACCGCGGTTTGATCACATCGAGCTAGAAGGCTGGGACCGTAATGGTGCGCCGATTCAACTTACTCTCGATGGGTTTGTGGCACGTATCGCACAACACGAAGTAGATCATCTCGACGGGATTCGTTGTATTGATCGTGTTCCGGAGGACCAACCATGGAGGCTACACCGCGTACTGCCGAGCGAGTTCGAACGCTATAGGAAAGAGTGGCCACACTGGCAGGCCACATTCCCACGCGAAGAGTGGGATGTGTTTCGAGGGGGCAAACGCTAATTTGTCCAAGTGCGGGTGCTGTTGATCGCCTCTTTGTCGCGAAAGGCCTGCTCGATATCGACGCCGAGACGGTTTGCGATACTGAGGAGGAGTGAGAAGACATCTGAAACTTCATGGGCGGCGTTATCATCATGCTGTTTGTTTGCATCCATTCGCATGATGTCATCGTCCTTGCGGATACATTTTGCTAATTCGCCAACTTCTTCGACGAGTAACATAAACGAATGGAGGATGGTCTCGTCGCTAAATCCTCTTTCATGCTCCATCTGCTCAACATAGCGCTGAAAGTCGGCAAGTGTAGGATGCTCGGGGAGTGTAAGTGTGTTCATGGCTCTAGTATAATGGATAAAATGATGAAGATCAGTATCAAAAGGTTGCGCGGCGATGCTCCGTACCCTGCGTATCAAACTGAGCATGCGGCAGGTATGGATATCGTGGCCTGCCTCGATAAGCCGGTAGAAATCGTGCCGCATGAGCGGAGCATTATCCCCACAGGATTTGCTATCGCACTTCCACCAGGGTACGAGGCACAGATTCGTGCACGCAGCGGATTGGCAGCAAAACATGGTATTATGCCAGCAAATGGTGTCGGGACAATTGATGCCGATTATCGTGGTGAGGTAGGGGTGATCTTGCTCAACACCAGCAACACATCGTTTGTTATTGAGCCTGGGATGCGTATCGCACAAATGGTCATCACGCGCTATGAAACAGTAGAATGGAATGAAGTTACTGAGCTCGATACGACGACACGTGGCGCAGGGGGGTTTGGTAGTACGGGGACAAAAAAATGACAAGTGACGGCCCCCTCGTAAAAGTAAAGTCCCTGCTCAAAGAAGCGAAACATATGTGTATCGCCGTAGTCACTGACGACGGTTCTCCGTGGGTAGTTCCAGTAGTGATTCGGCACCATCGAGGCGCGAAACTGTCGTGGGTATCAAGTGTGCGGACTGTTCATTCGCGGGCGATAGAGCGGGAACCGCGCATTGCCATTACTATTTTTCTCACACAGCATGATGAGTGGAAGGAAGTTGGGTTTTATGCGACAGCAATCGCAAAAAAAGGCATACCTATGCCCGGAGGCTATGCAACCTACACGGCGACCATCGAGCGAGCCTGGTATAATGGGCAAGAGCACAAAAAAACCGAAATAGCTATTGAGAATTTATAACAAATGACCCCTCGTTTCTCACGACACTGGTATCGTTTCCGACCTCACCTGAGGCATCGGCATCATCATTATGGCGAATATAAGCGTCGTGACTCGGCGCAAGACACGGTGCACTTACGTATCCCCAAGCAAGTTAATTTCGTTTGTAACAGTACGGACTTTTTTGACTGTGCCGAGGAGGAAGTGGCCTCGCGTCTGCAGCGACGTCCGGAGCTACATGATCTTGACCGCGACATTGACCGACTCAAAAAAAGATTTGAACGTACTAAGCAACCGCACGATGGCCTCGTGGCGCTCTTGTCACAGGTACCGCGAGCAGTTTTGGCGCAACTACAGATGGATCAGTTCCCGCATGGCTATCGAAACAAGCGCGAACGACTTTATGAGTTGATTGATTTCAATGACACAATGGTAAATACAATCCTTGTACTGACCGATACGCTGCGCGATCAGTTTTCGGCACGAACTAAGCAAGCAGCCGATCGTATCTGCAAACGAGTTGGTGCGCCATGTTTTACCAACGAGCAATGGACGGCGATCATCCGTGGACTGACTCGAGAAGTAGCGGTCTATCAGGCGGCCGTCGACAACGGATTTTCGGCCTGGATGACCGATCGCTCTCAAGATGCACTTGGTATCGATATGCAAGTCCAGGACCCAGAAACCAAACGCTATCTCAATATCGATGTAAAAACCCCCAGCTCATTTCGTCACCGTATGGAACAGTTGGTCCATGAGGGACGGCTAACTGAGCGGCAACTCCTAGAGGGTGACCGGCAGAACTATATTGTTGAGCTAAACGGCCATGGTACGCAGCGGGTGGCAATCGTCGTGTTGTGCATCTTGCCAGATAAGTTTGGTGAGCTTGCCGAGTGGCGATTTATTGATTCAACGAAGATGAGAGACATGCTTGTACATCTCCTAAGAGAGCATGGATTGACCGATAATCGCTATGGGAGAATGTTTTAAAAAAGGTAAATTGTACTTGCATAAGCCTAAGCACAGGCGTATTACTATGAATAGGCTTTTGATCGTATAACATACAAAGTCTAACAAAAAGGGTATATATGGGAACACGAGAGGGTGAGCTACGTAGCAGTAGCTCGTGGAACCCAGCCGCAGAATTAGCAAGACGTATGGTCGATGAACCATATGAAGCGGCGCTTTCTGGCGTGTCAGAGACCGCGGCGCTTGACCCGCGCGACATTAGTTCTCCCTTGCTTCGCCAATATGACGAGATAAAGATGTTGTGGATGGGACATCCCAACCGAGAGCGTCGGCTAAGGGGTGAGCATCCCTGGATCAAGCGAGAGGTAGCTGACAATTATGCCGAGTATCGTATCCCTATTTTTTCAGGTTTTTCCTACGAAGAGGGAGAGGATCCACTGCTACTCCAAGTCAGTGCCGATACCCACCGCCAAGATGGACAGCCGCTCCGCTTTTTGGTTGCTGAGCACAACCTACAAACCGGACGGTCGTTTGATCAACGGGTGTTGAGTTCATCGGTGGACGCAGCTCGCCGATTATGGATTCAGTTGGCACCGGCAAACTATACCAATTGGTCGCCTGGCAAGCATCCCGCGCTCTTTGCTCCAAGATCAGAGCAGATTCGTATCGAAACAAGACTCAATGAACTGTACCATGCGGTTGGCTCACTCCATCTTCGTGAAGGCACTGGGGGCAGGATCATAGAGTTTCATGATATCGAGGCCCTCGAGGCGATGATTATCGCATCATTTCAGCGAGCTCACGAGAGGTGCAAAACTCAGACAGCACGGCAATTGGGGAATCGAGGGGTCAGTTACGAATTCGCGATGCCTGAAACGATTGCCGCCTAGAGATAAAATAATTGACTTTTGTAGAGGATAGTGGTATCATATGAAAAGAATGTACAGAGGAAGTGGACCAAAAATATTCCCGATTATCGTTGTGGTCATTGTGATCGCATTATTGATTGCGGCACTTGTTACTGTTGGAAGGATGCTCTTTGCGGGTA comes from the Candidatus Saccharimonas aalborgensis genome and includes:
- a CDS encoding peptide deformylase; its protein translation is MRDREPIEKISVPRLDLIDPVEHAGFLNSRSAEVAEEEVSSKEIQWIIDEMLRMAAGKGKDGEDTRQMVGLAAPQVGQSKRIITIDVTATGANQEQHLLPIINPRISMHGEKQVDGREGCWSCANYCANVPRFDHIELEGWDRNGAPIQLTLDGFVARIAQHEVDHLDGIRCIDRVPEDQPWRLHRVLPSEFERYRKEWPHWQATFPREEWDVFRGGKR
- the rpoD gene encoding RNA polymerase sigma factor RpoD, which translates into the protein MANDDDQVIDQPEEELVQPDFEEPALDELLDEEEDTPEDVLNSGQYFDDISDDSVRLHLREIGKIPLLNAQEELELAQRVVAGDKKAKDKMAEANMRLVVSIAKRYSGRGLDFLDLIQEGHTGLLRAVEKFDPDKGFKFSTYATWWIRQAITRAIADQARTIRIPVHMVETINKLLRTQRRMTQELNREPTIDELAKELEMEPEKVEYVIKIKQDISSLDAGVGRDGEDEDSVLGDFIEDEDSTTPEESASNQLLKEQVQGVLSTLSEREQKIIKMRFGLENGKSHTLEEVGQEFAVTRERIRQIEAKALAKLRKHKDAKKLYEYLQ
- a CDS encoding AAA family ATPase; this encodes MSEREQGKILAFVGLTGSGKSEAVEYVCEKGYPKVYFGGVVLGAMKDAGIEWTEANEKQFREGIREREGKDFVVKRIIKQIHDLMDAGQHHIVADGIYSWTEYKAMKHEFPGELVVVAIVAPKHTRHHRLTTRPIRPLTGEEATERDWAEIENLEKGGPIAIADYFIHNDGDLDKLHDELDAIMQAVEF
- the dut gene encoding dUTP diphosphatase codes for the protein MMKISIKRLRGDAPYPAYQTEHAAGMDIVACLDKPVEIVPHERSIIPTGFAIALPPGYEAQIRARSGLAAKHGIMPANGVGTIDADYRGEVGVILLNTSNTSFVIEPGMRIAQMVITRYETVEWNEVTELDTTTRGAGGFGSTGTKK
- a CDS encoding pyridoxamine 5'-phosphate oxidase family protein produces the protein MTSDGPLVKVKSLLKEAKHMCIAVVTDDGSPWVVPVVIRHHRGAKLSWVSSVRTVHSRAIEREPRIAITIFLTQHDEWKEVGFYATAIAKKGIPMPGGYATYTATIERAWYNGQEHKKTEIAIENL
- a CDS encoding MazG nucleotide pyrophosphohydrolase domain-containing protein, yielding MNTLTLPEHPTLADFQRYVEQMEHERGFSDETILHSFMLLVEEVGELAKCIRKDDDIMRMDANKQHDDNAAHEVSDVFSLLLSIANRLGVDIEQAFRDKEAINSTRTWTN
- the polA gene encoding DNA polymerase I, coding for MTKRLVIIDGKSVFYRGYYAMPNLSTADGTPTGGVYGFAALALELFKKLKPDYVCVAWDKPKTNIRKRLEIYPEYKAGRKPAPADFYAQIPILHELLQAFGWPLYELDDYEADDIMATLAKKASDKGIETCLITSDLDALQAINPLVHVYALKKGLTNIDLFKPESFTEKYGIRVDQFLDLKALKGDSSDNIPGAPGIGEKTAIQLLQQFDTIDNLYENLWQVKDSLRRKLEDGRELVEMSKKVAELWFDAPVELNLDDMNAHDLDTAALKELLTHLEFRSLLRNLPEHMRDTPAAKAGMTELAQVESAEELSPSHARAVLMMARELIVWPDGDEVWLSHERGRAARLPRLEAAEILEQVAMVGHDSKLFLKQLLGDGVTVLPEIHHDTAQGSFLLNPLRKSRELADLVGMEAIDDPKLAISAIWALYDEQGQALDALPELAHVARTMDFPLIPVLARMEHRGIRLDTAKLAEMNTTLTTDITVIEAKMYEIAGGEFNIASPAQLAEVLYTKLGLSTFGIKKGKTGYSTGQKELDKLRGQHPIIELIEQFRELTKLQNTYVQTLPQQVDECGRIHTTFNQDVAATGRLSSTDPNLQNIPIRTERGRQIRDAFVPEKGNVFVSADYSQFELRLAAVLSGDEKMINDFNAGTDIHAKTASEVYHVPLDNVTKDQRRAAKVVNFGVLYGMSQHGLAAAAGMTYVDAQKFIDEYFRVRPNIRKYIDDTIKKAHDDGFVETLFGRRRWTPDVKSSNFVVRSAAERAAANMPIQGTEADLMKMAMLEVDKRLQGQGEQLLQIHDSILIECPKENAERISEMLVETMEHIYPKLGVRLQVDVHTGNNWGEV